Proteins from a genomic interval of Rhodothermales bacterium:
- a CDS encoding peptide chain release factor 2: SKKKIEWGSQIRSYVFQPYTMVNDHRTETKVTDIQSVMDGDLDDFIKSYLLQTSTA; the protein is encoded by the coding sequence AGCAAGAAGAAGATCGAATGGGGAAGTCAAATCCGTTCATACGTGTTTCAGCCGTACACCATGGTCAACGATCATCGGACCGAAACCAAGGTGACGGACATACAGTCGGTAATGGATGGTGATCTTGACGACTTCATCAAGTCCTATCTCCTTCAGACATCTACAGCGTAG